A segment of the Methanolinea mesophila genome:
GAACATCCCGGTGCTTCTGAAGTGTTCCCCGGTCTCGAAGACCTTCGCTACCGCCTCTTTCTGGCGTTCTGCGATCTCCGGGGGAAACAGGCTGTCTCTGCTCCGCCCGGTAATCTCCTCTGCGGGCAGCCCCAGGAATTTCGCAGCGGCTTCGTTCACGAATGCGACCCGGTCGTCCCGGTCGATTATGAAGATGAGATCGGGAGACCCCTCGAGAAGCCCGCGGTACCGCGCTTCGCTCTCCCGGAGCGCCTCTTCCATCCTTTTCTGTTCCGTGATATCCGTAAGGACGCCCGAGAGGAGGAGATCTCCTCTTTCGTCTTCCATGTTCTGGATGAGATCCGAGACCCATCGGATCTCCCCGTCTTTTCTGAAGATGCGGTATTCCGCCCTGACGAAATGTCCGGGGGTCGTGAACAGTTCCGTATCGCCGCGTTTCCGTAATCCGGCAATATCCTCGGGATGGATAAGATGATCCCAGCGCAGTGCTCCGCGTTCGAAATCCTCCGGCGAATATCCTGTGATCTCCTCTACGGCACCGTGGATGAACACCGGACGCCAGTCCGGACGGGTAAGGTAGGCGATCCCCCGGAACTTCTCCATAAACGATCGGTACCGCTCTTCGTTCTCTTTGAGCGAGTCCTGGACGAGCTTTTTCCGGGTAATATCTTCGATCTGGGCGAAATAGTGACGAAGGGTCCCGTCCTGACCTCGTATCGCAGTGACGGTAAGGGCGCCCCAAATCATGCCCCCGTCCTTCCTGACGTACCGTTTTTCCGCTTTGAAGTATGGGTGTTCACCGGCCCCGAGCAGCCGGATCCCCTCGGTGTCCGGGGCGATATCAGTGGGATACATGATATCGCCGACGGTCATTTCACCGAATTCCTCCTGGGTGTAGCCGAACATGGATGCCCATGAAGGGTTGACGGCCACGAACCGGAGATCGGGCTGCACGAGGGACATGCCCGGTGCGCTGTTCTCGAAGATGGCCCGGAATTTTTCCTCGCTCCCGCGAAGCTCCTCGTTGATACGCAGCAGCTCTTTCTCGGCTTTTTTAAGGCTGGTGGTCTCCGCCGCCATCGTCATGATAGCCGGCCGGTTGTTGATCGCGACGGGAATGGTGAAGAACGATACGAACACCTGATCACCGTTTTTCCCGGTAAGGGTCAGGGGAATGTTCCGGAGTTTCCCGGAGACCAGCAGGTGTGATGCGAGCCTGCCGAAATCCTTAAACGAGAGCAGTTTCAATTCCACGGGCCCCCTGCCGATCACTTCGGACTCGGAATACCCACTGCTTTTCTCGAACGCCGCGTTTACCGCGATAAATTTTCCATCCGGGAGGCTGTTGATCGCGATGGGATACGGGCTGTATTCGAAAATAGTCCGGAATTTTTCTTCCCGCTCTTTCAGAGCTTCTTCGGCGGCCTTTCGCTCGGTAATGTCCTCGATCATGGAAAGGATGTGAGGCCGGGCCCCCATCCTTATGTACCTCGACGAGAACAGGCATCTCCGGATCTCTCCCGATTTCGTCCGGAACGAGACCTCCATCCCCTGCACCCCCCTCTCTTCACGGAGTGTGGCGAGCATCTGTTTCCGCTGGTTCCGGATTGCGAAGATTCCCAGGTGGTCCGCGGTGTTTCCTATCACCTCTTCACGGGAATATCCGGTGTTCCGGACGAAGGTATCGTTGATATCGATGAACGTGCCGTCTACCGCGGACACGATCGTGAGCGCGACCGGGCTGTTCCGGAACACCGTGGCGAATTTGTTCTCGGATTCCCGCAATTCGGCTTCGGCGGTCTTTCGTCCGGTCACGTCCCTGAAGATACCCCTGACGTACTGCGCTCCACCCTCCACTCTCAGGTCCAGCATCCCTTCGGTGTAGACCCTCGCCCCTCCGCGGCTCATGAACACCACGTCGATGATCCCTGCGTTCTCGCCGGACAATACTCTCCGGAGTATGTCTTCCAGTCTCGCGGGTCCTTCTTCATGAGCGACTCCGGACAAGGTGAGTCCTGCGATCCCGGACTCGCGGTACCCGAGCGTATCGAGCCATTTGCTGTTCGCGAAAAGGATTCGACCGTCGGGTGCAATGCCCAGAATGAGGTCGCGGGTGTTTCGCAGGTCCTGGTGCCGCTGTTCCTGCCCGGCGAGTGTCATCATGGGTTGTCTTTTCAGGACGACCTGCCGGATGGCGTGCGAGAGTTCATCATAGAAAACCTGCGGATCACGGGTTTTACGGAGAAAAAAGGTTGCCCCGTTGTTCAGCGCCTCGATGACCACGTCCTCGTGTCCCGGTTCGCAGGAGAGGATGAACGGGATGGTATTTCCCTCACCCCTGACGGTCCTGAGGAACTCGATGCCATCCAACTGCGGCATCCGGTAGTCAGAGACGATGACATCGTACCTTGAGCCCGCCAGGAGTTCCAGGGCCTCATGAGCCGAACGCACGGCGTCGACCCGGAACCCGCCCTCCTGTTCGAGAAAGGTCTTTCCAGTCTCCAGAAGGCCGGGCTCGTCCTCTACCCACAGTACGTGTGCCCCCCCCGCCATTGTAGTGTCATGTTTACGGGAGCGGATATTTTTTTCGTATCGGATTTGAGGATCGAATGCAGAAAAACTGAATACTCTCCATTATTTCTGATATCTCCTCCGTAATGGAGAGATTATTCCCCGGATCCGCCAGGCTCGGCCATTCGGGTAATAAACGATACCTATTTATCCGGTTGCTCGCGATTCTGAACGGTATGAAAGCGATTGTGTATGCAGGAATTCTTATCCTCTTTGCAGCAGTGCTTATCTGCGGGTGCACTACGGTCCCGCAGGGTAACGCCGCTACGACTCCCGCGGTTACACCCGATCTCCTGGGGAACTGGTCCGGGACCTGGGTGGACTATACAAAAAGCGCGGGATATTCCGATGGGGCCGGGTATAGCATGGTTATGAGCGTTACGGGTCAGAAGGACCGGATTTTCTGGGGATCGTTCTATTTCACCGATCCTGAAGGCGCCACCGAGAGCGAGACGTTTGCAGGGGCGATCGGTCCCGACGGGAAAACAGTGTACATTGCCGAAGAGAATAACGGCTATACCTATGGTACCATTACCGCACCTGACCAGATCGAACTGATTTATCTCCTGAGCGGCGAGAACTACAATGCCGCCATCGACACGCTGAAAAGGGGCTGAAATCCGGGTAATCTCTATTTTTTAGGATCCAGGCGGACGATTTGGGATCTCCCGCCCAATGATTCCTCGAGACCCGGCGTGCTTCAACGACTTCCTAATCCTGAAAAAAGAATCTGACCCGAGGTCCTCCCCTCTCATAATTTTTCGCGATCGAGCCGGTAAGTATACCAGTCCAGCCTTGATGCGCCGATCTTCTCGTAAAAACGGATGGACGGCTCGTTCCAGGTGAGCACCATCCAGTCCATCCTCCCGCACCCACGATTTCGCGCCTCGCTCCGGCAGAACTCGAAGAGCCGTCCCCCGAGACCCCTACCTCTGTAATGTTCGAGAACGAAGAGGTCCTCGAGGAACAGGGTGGGGCGGGCGAGGAACGTGGAGTACGTGAAGTAGAACGTGACATACCCGACGGGTTGTCCATTAAACCTGCACAAGTAGCCTTCGAATCGCGGAGAATCACCGAATGCGTCCGCTGCAAGTCTGACTCGCCCCTCCTCGTCGGGCGGGTCGAGGTGTTCGTACTCGGCGAGCCGTTCGAGCAGGAACAGGAAATCCGGAAAGGTGCGTTCCGTCAGTCGTTCTATGGTGCAATCCGGCATGGGACTATCTGTTCAGAAGATATGTTCTTCCGCCAGATAGCGACATCGCCGTCACGCTTGCAGGGAGTCAAAGAGCCGGACGACGAGATTTGCGGAGGTGGCGAAATGATTGTTTTCCTCCGTCACCGGATTCCTGGCCCCCGGTCCATGGTTATCATTTCACCATATGCAGATTCCGGATTTACACGGATCGGGGCGAGGAACGACAATCCCCGAGACTGTACCCCCAGGCCCTCGTCCGGCCACCCGTGGTCTCCGGTAAGACCGATCCGACCTGGCATCACCTCCCGGTCCAGAAAGCGGGAACGTCCATATTTATGAACGATCATCACGATATTCTGTTCATTCAAACGATCTGGTCATCCATGAGCCGGGAAAGAACGCCAGCATCCGGGTTACGGCTGCTGCTCACCGCACTATGCGTCATCCTTCTCGTACTGCCGGGTATCGTGCTCGCAGAGAACGTTACGAACACTACGCCAACCGGTGAAGTGACAACCGTTGCGACAACGGCCATACCTCCCCCGACCGAGACTCCCGCGGTATATCCCGACCCGCCGCCCTACCTCGTGCTCGGTGTTCCAGTCGTGGACAACCTTACCTGCACGATGTACGGGGTCGCGGCCCCGGGCTCCGGAAACGTGACCATCGAGAATATCCGGTGGGACTGGGGCGACAGCCAGACGCCGGAATACCACGGGTTCCCGTACTCGCACTTTTACTCCGGTGCCGGGGTATATACCCTCACGATCACCGCGCTCCAGTCCGACGGGCAGGAGACCGCGAGGAATGTCACGGTCACCATAGCGCAGCCTGTCGTCCCGGCAACCACCCCCGTCGCCACGGTCTCAGGTACGGCGACGGTCACCCCGACACAGACTACGGAGGGACCTGGTCCCGGGATCCCGGTGAGCCCGCCGGTCCTGACCCTCCTCGAGCCGGTGGTCGACGGGATGAACGTCACCGTGAACGGGAACCTTAACCCGGGTTCCCCGGGGACGGTCATCACGATAGTGAACGTCGACTGGAATGACGGGAATACGACGACCTCTCCCGACCTCCCGGTGACCTACCGGTACTCCACCCCGGGGACCTACACCATCGCCATCACCGGGACCCAGTCGGACGGGCTCTCGACCACCAAGAGGATCACCCTCGAGATCCGGAACCAGACGACCGGGTCGCCCGGGCCGACCCCCGGGTCCCCGCCGCCGACGGACCAGCCGATATTCGTGATAATCCTGGTCACCGCCATCGTGGTCGTCGTGGTCGGGGCGATCTTCCAGCAGATCCTGCACAGGAGAAGGGGACCGCCCGCAATGCCGGAGAACCACGGGGGGTTCACCCCGCGGACTGGGCCTCTCCCCAAGAACATCCCCTCTCTCGAGGTGCTGGAGACCCTGTGCACCGGGACCGACGTATCGCCCGAGGTCCTCGACGCAGTCGTCCGGACGGCGGTGGAGATCTCCCGGGAAGGACGGGAGGGCAAGGCGGTGGGGACCTCGTTCGTGGTCGGCGACACCGGGAACGTGCTGGACCATTCACGACAGTTTGTCTTGAACCCGTTCCACGGCCACAACGAGGCCGAGCGCCGGATCACCGACGTGGGCATCAGGGGACATATCAAGGAGTTCGCCCAGCTCGACGGTGCGTTCATCGTCACCGGTTCCGGAGTGGTGGAGGCCGCCGGCCGGTATATCACCGTGGACGTGAGCCAGGTGAACCTTCCCGGCGGGCTGGGATCGCGTCATTCGTCGGTCGCGGGGATCACGCGGGTCACCAGGTCGATAGGGGTGGTCGTCTCCCAGAGCGGGGGGCTCATCACTCTCTTCCGGGACGGGAAGATCGTGTACACGATCAAGTCGTGAATACTGCACCTCTTTCGGGTGCCCGGCCCATTCCCAAAACCTCTATTACCAATCAGCGTCACCCATGCTCACATGGCACAATCGCCTCCGGCCAAAGAAAAATCCCGCGATAAAGACCTTACCATCACGCGTATCTTCAATGCGCCCCGCGATCTGGTCTGGATGGTCTGGACCGAGCCCGAGTTCGTCATGAGGTGGTGGGGGCCCGAGGGGTTCACCTCCCCGGTCGCCCGGATCGACTTCCGGGTCGGCGGGAAGTACCTCTATTGCATGCGGTCACCGGAGTGCGAGGACTTCTGGAGCACGGGGGAGTACCGCGAGATCGTCCCGCTCGAACGGATTGTTGCCACCGACAGTTTCTCCGACGAGATGGGCAACATCCTCCCCGCGGCGCACTACGGGATGACCGGGATCTGGCCGAAGGAACTGCTGGTGACGGTCACCCTCGAGGAGCATGACGGGGGGAAGACGAAGTTCACCCTGGTCCACACCGGGATCCCTCCCGGAGATTCCGTCGAATCCGCCCGGGCGGGATGGAACGGGTCCTTCGACAAGCTGGACCGGCTGCTCGACGAGGCCGTGTCCCGGACCGGAAAGACCCTGCTCGTGGCGATACCGGGAAGGCAGGACGCCTATATGACCCGGGTCTTCGATGCCCCCCGGGAGCGGGTATTCAGGGCGATAACGGACCCGGACCTCATCACGCAGTGGTGGGCGCCGGCGCGGTACACTATCGAGGTGGAAAAAATGGAGGTGAAGCCTGGCGGTATGTGGAGGTACCTGAACCGGGACGCGGAGGGGAACGAGTCCTGGTTCCACGGAGTATACCATGACGTCACCCCGGGGAGGATCGTGGAGACGTTCGAGTACGAGGGGATGCCCGGCCACGTCCTGCTGGGGATCGAGACCCTCGAGGAGCTGGACGGCGGGAGGACGAAGCTGACCTCGAGGTCGGTCTTCGAGTCGGTCGCGGACCGGGACGGGATGCTCGAGTCCGGGATGAGGGAGGGGGGAGTCGAGACCCTCGACCGGCTCGCGAAACTGGTTGAAATGAAGTAGGGCGAAGTGGCCCCGGCCCCCGTTTGCAGGCACCGGGGAAGGAAACGGGATTTAGATCTTCCGGATCTCCCTGCTGATCGAATTAATAGACTCCTCGTACTGGTGCATACGGATCTCTTCGGGACTCCGCGGTCGGACCTTCCCCGCAGACCCCCTGCTCATCACGTCCGTAACAATCAGGATGATGACGATAATTGCAACGACTATCAGCATAAGGAGCCACTGAAAGGTGACGACCCCATAGATCACGGCCGCAAGACCGATGATCATCAATATGAACATAAAAATGCCTTTCCTTTCCATACCAATCACCGTTCACCGGAAACAGGTCCGGATTCCTCCCGAACCGGAACCCGTTCCCTCACTTCCCTCCACACCATATATTTCTTCATTGGTCTGCTTCCAGAAATACTCTTTTCTGCCCGTTCATGGTGTGGATCTGGTTTCCCGGATTTCCGGAAAGGTATATCAGGAGAGAATGCGTTTACGGGACCATGCCAAACATCGCGTATTTCCAGATCCCGGCCGACGACGTGGCCAGGGCCAGGAAGTTCTACAGGACGCTCCTCGGCTGGGCGATCGAGCCGGATACCACACTCGAAGATACGTCGCTCGAGTGGCAGAATGTCGTCACCGGCGAGCCCGAGGAAGGGACCATGAACATGGGCGGGATCTACAAGCGGATGGGGCCCTCCCCGATCATGAACTTCGTGAAGGTCGGGGATATAGACCCGCTCCTCGCGAAGGTGGAGAAACTCGGCGGGAAGATCATGATGCCGAAGAGCGGGATCAGGAACGTGGGCCTCGTCGCGGTCATCCAGGACACCGAGGGCAACGCGATCGGCCTCTGGAAACCGGAGCAGGGGTGATCTGCGGCTCCATCCCCAATACAGGGTCCGGATCCTGCGGGATCGGATCGTTTCTCTTTTCCGCGATATCCGGCCCCGGACATCGAATTTCAGGGAGAATTCCCTGCCACATCCACGCTCTTCCTCCTCTTCCTCCTCTTCCGCACTCCCCCGGCATATTTCCCGGCCTGACCCTGGTCAGGGAATAAGCGCTGCTGCCGTTTCTTCGACACCCGCCTGGTAATCGGGATGCGTCTCCTGCCTGGCGAGTATCGCGAGGACAAGGATCACGATCCCGACCAGGAACGCGAAGAGGAACGCAAGGTCGAACCCCGCGACGAGCACCTCGGTCCTCACGTATGCCGGGGAGTCAGTCGTGATCCGGCTGTGGCTGGCGACCGCGATGATCCCGTGAATAAACACCAGGTTGATTATGGCGATACCCATCGTCATCGGTGCGAACCGCTCGAGACTGGTCAGGCTGGAGACCATTCCCTGGTACCTCTTTCCGACCGAGTTCATGATCATGTTGGATGCCGGGGTGAGCATGAGGCCGAGCCCGAAGCCGATGAGGACAAGGCAGAGGACCACGAACCCGGTCGGGGTGCCCATCCTGATCAGGGTCAGCAGGAAGTACCCGGCGACGACCGCAATTCCGGCCGCGATGCAGAGCGGCCTGCCCCCCGCCCGGTTATAGAGGACCCCGGCGAGGAGCCCGCCGACCATCATCGCCCCCGAGAGGGAGGTCAGGATAAGCCCGGCGCTCGAGGGGTTGTATCCCTGCACGTATTCGAGGTAGAACGGGAGCAGGTAGCTGATGCCGGCGAAGCTGAAGAACAGCAGGATTACCATCAGGTTGGTCATCAGGAAATTCCTGCTCCTGAACAGGCGGAGCTCGAGCAGCGGGTCCGGGGACCGGAGTTCGCACCACACGAACCCGCCGAGGGTGAGCACTGCGAGGATAAGAGTCCCGATTACGGTCGGCGAAGTCCATCCGAGGGTCTGCCCTTCGGAAAGGGCGAAGAGGAGAGAGGCAAGACCGACGAAGATAAGGGCCGCTCCCGCCCGATCCAGCCTGGCGGTCCCTTCCCGTCTATCCTGGTGCGGGATTACCTTCGCACCGAGAAGTATCGCAACGATCCCGACGGGGACGTTGATGAAGAAGATCCAGTTCCAGGAGAGGTACTGGGTGAGCATACCTCCGATGGTCGGCCCTATCGCCGTGCCGAGGGCGGCGAAGGTCAGCACTACGCCCATCGCCTTGCCTT
Coding sequences within it:
- a CDS encoding MFS transporter, with the protein product MDAGRVKKPEKGYTLLIISISLATFMSALDGTVVNIALPTISEAFNVSTSTVSWVSTVYLLVMAGCVLIFGKVSDNIGFKKVFLSGFLIFTIGSFSCGFLPDFIASFPALIGSRAFQALGGAMITAIGPAMVTAFIPMEQKGKAMGVVLTFAALGTAIGPTIGGMLTQYLSWNWIFFINVPVGIVAILLGAKVIPHQDRREGTARLDRAGAALIFVGLASLLFALSEGQTLGWTSPTVIGTLILAVLTLGGFVWCELRSPDPLLELRLFRSRNFLMTNLMVILLFFSFAGISYLLPFYLEYVQGYNPSSAGLILTSLSGAMMVGGLLAGVLYNRAGGRPLCIAAGIAVVAGYFLLTLIRMGTPTGFVVLCLVLIGFGLGLMLTPASNMIMNSVGKRYQGMVSSLTSLERFAPMTMGIAIINLVFIHGIIAVASHSRITTDSPAYVRTEVLVAGFDLAFLFAFLVGIVILVLAILARQETHPDYQAGVEETAAALIP
- a CDS encoding VOC family protein; its protein translation is MPNIAYFQIPADDVARARKFYRTLLGWAIEPDTTLEDTSLEWQNVVTGEPEEGTMNMGGIYKRMGPSPIMNFVKVGDIDPLLAKVEKLGGKIMMPKSGIRNVGLVAVIQDTEGNAIGLWKPEQG
- a CDS encoding SRPBCC domain-containing protein, with the translated sequence MAQSPPAKEKSRDKDLTITRIFNAPRDLVWMVWTEPEFVMRWWGPEGFTSPVARIDFRVGGKYLYCMRSPECEDFWSTGEYREIVPLERIVATDSFSDEMGNILPAAHYGMTGIWPKELLVTVTLEEHDGGKTKFTLVHTGIPPGDSVESARAGWNGSFDKLDRLLDEAVSRTGKTLLVAIPGRQDAYMTRVFDAPRERVFRAITDPDLITQWWAPARYTIEVEKMEVKPGGMWRYLNRDAEGNESWFHGVYHDVTPGRIVETFEYEGMPGHVLLGIETLEELDGGRTKLTSRSVFESVADRDGMLESGMREGGVETLDRLAKLVEMK
- a CDS encoding PAS domain S-box protein encodes the protein MAGGAHVLWVEDEPGLLETGKTFLEQEGGFRVDAVRSAHEALELLAGSRYDVIVSDYRMPQLDGIEFLRTVRGEGNTIPFILSCEPGHEDVVIEALNNGATFFLRKTRDPQVFYDELSHAIRQVVLKRQPMMTLAGQEQRHQDLRNTRDLILGIAPDGRILFANSKWLDTLGYRESGIAGLTLSGVAHEEGPARLEDILRRVLSGENAGIIDVVFMSRGGARVYTEGMLDLRVEGGAQYVRGIFRDVTGRKTAEAELRESENKFATVFRNSPVALTIVSAVDGTFIDINDTFVRNTGYSREEVIGNTADHLGIFAIRNQRKQMLATLREERGVQGMEVSFRTKSGEIRRCLFSSRYIRMGARPHILSMIEDITERKAAEEALKEREEKFRTIFEYSPYPIAINSLPDGKFIAVNAAFEKSSGYSESEVIGRGPVELKLLSFKDFGRLASHLLVSGKLRNIPLTLTGKNGDQVFVSFFTIPVAINNRPAIMTMAAETTSLKKAEKELLRINEELRGSEEKFRAIFENSAPGMSLVQPDLRFVAVNPSWASMFGYTQEEFGEMTVGDIMYPTDIAPDTEGIRLLGAGEHPYFKAEKRYVRKDGGMIWGALTVTAIRGQDGTLRHYFAQIEDITRKKLVQDSLKENEERYRSFMEKFRGIAYLTRPDWRPVFIHGAVEEITGYSPEDFERGALRWDHLIHPEDIAGLRKRGDTELFTTPGHFVRAEYRIFRKDGEIRWVSDLIQNMEDERGDLLLSGVLTDITEQKRMEEALRESEARYRGLLEGSPDLIFIIDRDDRVAFVNEAAAKFLGLPAEEITGRSRDSLFPPEIAERQKEAVAKVFETGEHFRSTGMFDYGEHRRWFDHYLVPLCDHSGNVTQVFGISRDMTSQKEVEEELRQANRKSNLLSRITRHDITNQLQILDGYAVLLQEMISDPTRAAYLTHLMKASGQIGDMIAIAREYELIGVHAPVWHNVREVVSTAWQGVIRELVELKNDIPGDLEVYADPLLGRVLGNLMDNALRHGGTITAIIFSFEDGGDHGIIVCQDDGTGVPGSEKERIFEAGVGAHSGFGLTISREILGITDITIRETGNAGSGARFELTVPVGGYRRRSG
- a CDS encoding diadenylate cyclase, which translates into the protein MSRERTPASGLRLLLTALCVILLVLPGIVLAENVTNTTPTGEVTTVATTAIPPPTETPAVYPDPPPYLVLGVPVVDNLTCTMYGVAAPGSGNVTIENIRWDWGDSQTPEYHGFPYSHFYSGAGVYTLTITALQSDGQETARNVTVTIAQPVVPATTPVATVSGTATVTPTQTTEGPGPGIPVSPPVLTLLEPVVDGMNVTVNGNLNPGSPGTVITIVNVDWNDGNTTTSPDLPVTYRYSTPGTYTIAITGTQSDGLSTTKRITLEIRNQTTGSPGPTPGSPPPTDQPIFVIILVTAIVVVVVGAIFQQILHRRRGPPAMPENHGGFTPRTGPLPKNIPSLEVLETLCTGTDVSPEVLDAVVRTAVEISREGREGKAVGTSFVVGDTGNVLDHSRQFVLNPFHGHNEAERRITDVGIRGHIKEFAQLDGAFIVTGSGVVEAAGRYITVDVSQVNLPGGLGSRHSSVAGITRVTRSIGVVVSQSGGLITLFRDGKIVYTIKS
- a CDS encoding GNAT family N-acetyltransferase translates to MPDCTIERLTERTFPDFLFLLERLAEYEHLDPPDEEGRVRLAADAFGDSPRFEGYLCRFNGQPVGYVTFYFTYSTFLARPTLFLEDLFVLEHYRGRGLGGRLFEFCRSEARNRGCGRMDWMVLTWNEPSIRFYEKIGASRLDWYTYRLDREKL